A window from Lactiplantibacillus pentosus encodes these proteins:
- a CDS encoding alpha-mannosidase, whose protein sequence is MTKKKVFIISHSHWDREWYMPFEQHHMRLVTLIDNLLDIFKHDPDFDSFHLDGQMIALDDYLAVRPERKPELAAAIKAGKLRIGPFYILQDDFLISPESNVRNMIIGRDQAREYGQEVPLGYFPDTFGNMGQTPQMMALANLKTAAFGRGVTPTGFNNQVGDADYASQYSEMWWQGPDGTRILGLLFANWYSNGNEIPVEKSAAKAFWDQKLADAEKFASTDNLLMMNGVDHQPVQLDVTAAIKVANELYPNYEFIHTNFTDYLSTLSADLPQDLSTIHGELTSQETDGWYTLANTASSRVYLKQENTKNERLLENQAEPLATMAYTAQDYPHDRLRYAWKLLLQNHPHDSICGCSVDEVHREMLTRLAKSQEVARFITHDALMTLTAKINTVEFGTQAKPFVVVNTTGFTKSGLTRIVVEWNRIDFSAAGSIQEQRAQLIQQLKALPELMVVDAHGQSVPFRLIDQQVAFHYDLPKDRFREPFQAIELTIELNMVDMPAFAWRTLALQPATQAGVADSAVKAQPRLISNEWLKVVVEDDGSLTMTNRETGKVYHQMLVFEDTGDMGNEYIYRQTADNHAYYSTDFPMDVRLVHADELGSELELTNYLEVPVSADDQLAQETQAVIDITKRTAKRSAEKVPLTITTKIRLNPHSRQLQFESHLNNQAKDHRLRVLFKTALVAETHVADSIYETVTRPNHPAKNWQNPTNPQHQQAFASVFNEANGVTVGNFGLNEYEILPQDNTIALTMLRCVGEMGDWGYFATPEAQCQGEFTFNYSVELTDGSEAQQVASYQRAQGAQTPFSVQQTTRHAGTLAADHQYLEVNTPEFAVTSLKRANTGTGMTLRGYNLGDRQVPLSVSVGDLQAEPVNFFEEPLTDVDSTTLAAAEIKTLLFTEKERS, encoded by the coding sequence ATGACCAAGAAAAAAGTTTTTATCATTTCCCATAGTCATTGGGACCGCGAGTGGTACATGCCTTTTGAGCAGCACCACATGCGATTAGTCACATTAATCGATAATTTGTTAGATATTTTCAAACATGACCCAGATTTCGATAGCTTTCACTTAGATGGCCAAATGATTGCTTTGGATGATTACCTGGCAGTTCGTCCAGAACGCAAACCAGAACTCGCGGCTGCCATCAAGGCAGGTAAGCTCCGCATCGGACCATTCTATATCCTCCAGGACGATTTCCTCATCAGTCCTGAATCTAACGTGCGGAATATGATTATTGGCCGTGACCAAGCACGTGAATACGGGCAGGAAGTCCCACTCGGTTATTTCCCAGATACATTCGGTAACATGGGTCAAACGCCACAAATGATGGCCTTAGCCAACTTGAAGACTGCCGCATTTGGCCGCGGCGTGACACCGACTGGGTTTAATAATCAGGTTGGCGATGCGGACTATGCGTCACAATATTCTGAAATGTGGTGGCAAGGTCCTGATGGCACGCGCATTTTAGGCTTGTTATTTGCCAATTGGTATAGTAATGGGAATGAGATTCCAGTCGAAAAATCCGCTGCGAAGGCTTTCTGGGATCAAAAGTTGGCGGATGCCGAAAAATTTGCCTCGACGGATAACTTATTGATGATGAATGGTGTCGACCACCAACCAGTTCAATTAGACGTTACGGCGGCCATTAAAGTTGCCAATGAGCTCTACCCAAATTATGAATTTATTCATACGAACTTTACTGACTATCTGTCAACGCTGAGTGCGGACTTACCTCAAGATTTAAGTACGATTCATGGGGAGTTGACGAGTCAGGAGACGGATGGCTGGTATACCTTGGCCAATACAGCTTCGAGCCGCGTCTATTTGAAGCAAGAAAACACTAAGAACGAGCGCTTGTTAGAAAATCAAGCCGAACCCTTAGCGACTATGGCGTATACTGCTCAAGATTATCCCCACGATCGGCTCCGGTATGCCTGGAAATTGTTATTACAGAACCACCCACATGACAGTATTTGTGGTTGCTCTGTTGACGAAGTTCATCGTGAAATGTTAACGCGACTCGCAAAATCGCAAGAAGTGGCCCGATTTATTACCCACGACGCATTGATGACGCTGACGGCGAAAATCAATACCGTTGAATTTGGTACGCAAGCAAAACCATTTGTGGTGGTCAATACGACTGGATTTACAAAGTCTGGATTGACGCGGATCGTTGTTGAATGGAATCGGATTGATTTTAGTGCCGCTGGCTCGATTCAAGAACAACGGGCCCAACTTATCCAACAATTGAAGGCGCTCCCAGAATTGATGGTCGTGGATGCCCATGGCCAAAGTGTACCGTTCCGTCTGATTGATCAACAAGTGGCATTTCACTATGACTTGCCTAAGGATCGGTTCCGCGAACCTTTCCAGGCAATCGAATTGACGATCGAACTGAATATGGTTGATATGCCAGCCTTTGCATGGCGCACACTAGCGTTACAACCAGCTACCCAGGCAGGTGTGGCAGATTCAGCAGTGAAGGCCCAACCCCGATTGATCAGTAATGAATGGCTAAAGGTCGTGGTCGAAGACGATGGTAGCTTAACGATGACTAATCGCGAGACGGGCAAAGTTTATCATCAAATGTTGGTCTTCGAAGATACGGGTGACATGGGTAATGAGTATATTTATCGGCAGACGGCGGATAATCACGCTTATTATTCAACGGACTTTCCGATGGACGTGCGCCTGGTTCATGCGGACGAATTAGGTAGTGAATTGGAGCTGACTAATTATCTTGAAGTCCCAGTTTCGGCGGATGACCAGTTAGCCCAAGAAACGCAAGCGGTGATTGATATCACAAAGCGGACTGCAAAACGGTCGGCTGAGAAAGTGCCGCTAACCATCACGACCAAGATTCGGCTGAATCCGCATAGCCGTCAATTGCAGTTTGAATCACATCTGAATAATCAGGCCAAGGATCATCGGCTCCGGGTACTATTCAAGACGGCACTAGTCGCTGAAACGCACGTCGCTGACTCGATTTATGAAACGGTCACGCGACCTAACCATCCTGCTAAAAATTGGCAGAATCCAACCAATCCACAACATCAACAAGCCTTTGCGAGTGTCTTCAACGAAGCTAATGGTGTCACAGTCGGTAACTTTGGCTTGAATGAGTATGAGATCTTGCCGCAAGATAATACGATTGCGTTGACGATGCTTCGTTGTGTGGGCGAGATGGGTGATTGGGGTTATTTTGCAACACCGGAAGCCCAGTGTCAGGGTGAATTCACCTTTAACTACAGCGTTGAGCTGACGGATGGCTCTGAAGCGCAACAGGTGGCTAGTTATCAGCGTGCTCAAGGTGCTCAGACACCATTTAGTGTTCAACAGACAACACGGCACGCTGGCACGTTAGCTGCGGATCATCAGTATCTTGAGGTAAATACGCCGGAATTTGCAGTGACCAGCTTGAAACGAGCCAATACCGGCACGGGAATGACGTTACGCGGCTATAACTTAGGCGATCGCCAAGTGCCATTGAGCGTGTCAGTAGGCGATTTGCAGGCGGAACCCGTCAACTTCTTTGAAGAGCCCTTAACTGATGTCGATTCGACGACATTAGCAGCAGCAGAGATCAAGACGTTATTATTCACGGAAAAGGAGCGCTCATGA
- a CDS encoding glycoside hydrolase family 125 protein, whose product MTTNYVDSHVQQFVNKINQLSQPIDPQLGTVFQKTFLNTLETTISDDEQGYAFILTGDIPAMWQRDSTAQVRPYLALAHEQPAIATLITRVVQRQFFNMAIDPYANAFNETANGHGHQTDQTEMGPWIWERKFEIDSLCYPVQLAYLLYKNTGVTAQFDDNFVTGVKRLLTTFETEQHHATSPYRFVRTVDRPEDTLERDGLGTPVADTGMIWSGFRPSDDACEYGYLIPANMFAVVILDYLQVIFSSVLDDPNIVARARRLQTAVRDGIETYGYTTNANGEKVYAYEVDGLGHAKLMDDGNVPSLLSAPYLGYCDLLDPNYQRTRQTLLSPENPYYYSGHLAAGQGSPHTPAHYIWPIAIAMEGLTTNSRDQQLAALQMLIKTTGGTDLMHESFNVDDDTQFTREWFSWANMMYCELLLTTLGFKIER is encoded by the coding sequence ATGACAACCAACTATGTAGATTCGCACGTTCAACAATTTGTGAATAAGATCAATCAATTGAGTCAACCAATCGATCCCCAGTTAGGGACGGTCTTTCAAAAGACGTTTTTGAACACACTAGAGACGACGATTTCAGATGATGAACAAGGTTACGCCTTTATCTTGACCGGTGATATTCCAGCAATGTGGCAACGCGATTCGACGGCCCAGGTTCGACCATATCTGGCACTAGCACATGAGCAACCCGCAATTGCGACTTTAATTACGCGAGTCGTTCAACGCCAATTCTTTAATATGGCGATCGATCCCTACGCTAACGCCTTCAACGAGACGGCCAATGGACACGGTCATCAGACCGATCAGACCGAGATGGGACCGTGGATTTGGGAACGGAAGTTTGAGATCGATTCACTCTGTTATCCGGTTCAGTTGGCCTATCTGTTGTATAAAAATACCGGGGTAACTGCCCAATTCGATGATAATTTTGTAACCGGTGTCAAAAGGCTGCTGACAACCTTTGAGACTGAGCAACATCATGCCACCTCACCATACCGCTTTGTGCGGACTGTCGATCGCCCTGAAGATACACTTGAACGGGATGGTCTGGGGACGCCAGTTGCGGACACTGGGATGATCTGGTCCGGTTTTCGTCCAAGCGATGATGCGTGTGAGTACGGGTATCTGATTCCGGCGAACATGTTTGCCGTTGTGATCTTGGACTATCTACAAGTTATCTTCAGTAGCGTCCTAGATGATCCTAATATCGTTGCTCGAGCACGCCGACTCCAAACCGCAGTTCGTGATGGGATTGAAACGTATGGGTACACCACGAACGCGAATGGTGAAAAAGTCTATGCGTATGAAGTGGATGGTCTCGGTCATGCCAAATTAATGGACGATGGTAATGTTCCCAGCTTGTTGAGCGCGCCGTACCTCGGCTATTGTGATTTGCTGGATCCTAACTATCAACGTACTCGCCAGACTTTGTTGAGTCCGGAAAATCCGTATTATTACAGCGGTCACTTGGCAGCGGGCCAAGGAAGCCCCCACACACCAGCACATTACATTTGGCCAATTGCGATTGCCATGGAAGGCTTGACGACCAATAGTCGTGACCAACAGCTAGCTGCGTTACAGATGTTAATTAAAACCACTGGTGGCACGGACTTGATGCATGAATCGTTCAACGTGGATGACGATACCCAATTCACTCGCGAGTGGTTCTCGTGGGCCAATATGATGTATTGCGAATTGTTACTGACAACACTGGGATTCAAAATTGAGAGGTAA
- a CDS encoding GntR family transcriptional regulator codes for MSKSEPRYLTIYNHLKAQITAGTLTANEQLPTELQLAKTFNVSRITSKRALTELESQGLIYRKQGSGSFVQPTVQTAASKQILLVLPFPTDAGLGDYASGVSAAASKHHYQAVTMDPSSFFQLSTLEIQQNYAGVIYLPQDLYQEAEQLFKLKLAQVPIVILDKTLPELALPVVSADNFSGGQIATNHLIELGHQQILFYAQRNQTVLPSSVYERYFGYLQALHQHQLNPVAALADLPKLNQYSASDWLTFLKDQKITAIVVENDLIAIKLMNELRQVDNQIWQQLSIVGFDNIQAASLTYPTLTTIAQDFKGMGKKAVDLLLDAPTTAETIRLPVQLITRDSTRPLQPAFKED; via the coding sequence ATGTCGAAATCTGAACCACGCTATTTAACCATCTATAATCACCTAAAAGCACAAATCACTGCCGGCACCTTAACTGCCAATGAACAGCTCCCGACTGAATTACAACTCGCTAAAACCTTTAATGTCAGTCGAATTACATCTAAACGGGCACTCACAGAGTTGGAAAGTCAGGGACTGATCTACCGTAAGCAAGGTAGTGGTAGCTTTGTACAACCAACTGTACAGACTGCAGCTAGCAAGCAGATTCTACTGGTCTTACCGTTTCCCACGGACGCTGGGCTTGGCGACTATGCCTCTGGTGTCAGCGCCGCTGCAAGCAAACACCACTATCAAGCCGTTACGATGGATCCAAGCAGCTTTTTTCAATTATCAACGCTTGAGATCCAGCAAAACTATGCGGGTGTCATTTATTTACCCCAAGACTTGTATCAAGAAGCTGAGCAACTCTTTAAGCTGAAGCTCGCACAGGTTCCAATCGTCATTCTTGATAAGACCCTGCCTGAGCTGGCGTTGCCCGTTGTCAGTGCCGACAACTTTAGTGGTGGGCAAATTGCCACTAATCACTTAATTGAACTAGGCCATCAGCAGATCCTATTCTACGCACAACGGAATCAGACCGTTCTACCAAGCTCGGTCTATGAACGCTATTTTGGCTATTTACAGGCACTGCACCAACATCAGTTAAATCCGGTGGCGGCCTTGGCAGATTTGCCTAAACTGAACCAGTACAGTGCATCCGACTGGTTAACGTTCCTGAAAGACCAGAAGATCACCGCCATCGTTGTCGAAAACGACTTGATTGCGATTAAATTAATGAATGAGTTACGTCAAGTCGACAATCAGATTTGGCAGCAACTTTCAATCGTTGGCTTTGATAACATTCAAGCAGCTAGTCTGACTTATCCAACACTAACCACTATCGCTCAAGATTTTAAAGGGATGGGCAAAAAGGCCGTAGACCTATTACTAGACGCACCAACGACGGCTGAAACAATCCGTTTACCCGTACAACTCATCACCCGTGATTCGACTCGACCATTGCAACCAGCATTCAAGGAGGATTAA